The sequence below is a genomic window from Rudanella lutea DSM 19387.
GCTAAGGCAAGCCTCGAAAAATCGCAGATAGAACTGGAAAAAACCGTTCGGGAGCTGAACCGGAGCAACGAATATCTCCAACAGTTTGCCTACGTAGCCAGCCACGATTTACAGGAACCTCTGCGCAAAATTGTGTCGTTCGGAACTATGTTGAACGATCAGTTTTCGTCTGATCTAAACCCCACCGGCCGTGATTTTCTGGAGCGGATGCTCGGGGCATCGCGCCGTATGTCGCTGCTGATTAAGGAGCTGCTGACGTACTCCCGACTGACTACCCAACGGGCACCGTTCCGGGCGGTACCGTTGTCGGAACTGACGGCCGAGGTGCTCGATGACCTGGCTCTGTTGGTCGAAGAAAGCAGTGCGCAGGTGCTGGTGGGTGAGTTGCCCGTGGTTCCCGGCGACCCTACGCAGCTTCGGCAACTGTTTCAGAACCTGTTGAGTAATGCCCTGAAATTCCGCCGACTCGATGCCACCGAACCACCTGTGCAGCCGGTCGTTCGGGTCGAAACCCACCAAGTAAACCCCGACGAGTTACCGGCGCAGCTCGTCAATCGGGCCGACCGTCGCTTCTGCCGGATCGACGTGATCGACAATGGAATCGGGTTCGATGCTCAGTATAGTGATCAGATTTTTCAGATGTTTCAGCGCCTGAACCCAAAAAATCACTACAGTGGGTCGGGGGTAGGGTTGGCCATAGCCCGGAAGGTGGCCGAAAACCACGAAGGACTCATTCTGACATCGAGTCAGGCAGGTATAGGGAGCACCTTTAGCGTGTACCTGCCTATGGAGTAAAGCCTGCTGAAAGGTAGCCGGAAAGAATAAAAAAGCCAGTCGGCCCCAAGGGCTGACTGGCTTTTCGCCTGAAAGTACAGGCGTTTTTGGTGTCTACTATCGGACTCGTTATTTCTGCGCAATCTCGCGGAGGCTTTTTACGCCCATGTTCCAGAGAATAAATGCGTAGGTGTCGGCGGTAGACTCAATCGCTTTTTTGGTGTTGCTGGCACCGTGCCCGGAGTTCGTGTCAATGCGGATGAGCATCGGGTTAGGACCTTTGTAAGCGGCTTGCAGTGCAGCTGCATACTTAAACGAGTGCGCTGGTACCACCCGGTCGTCGTGGTCGGCGGTGGTGACCATGGTGGCGGGGTAGTTTACGCCCGGCTTAATATTGTGCAGGGGCGAGTAGCTGTACAAGGTCTTGAACTCCTGGGCGTTGTCGCTGCTGCCGTAATCGGCAATCCAGTTCCAGCCAATCGTAAACTTGTGGAACCGGAGCATATCCATCACACCCACCTGCGGAATGGCTACCTTGAACAGCTCAGGGCGCTGATTCATTACGGCCCCTACCAGTAAACCGCCGTTTGAGCCACCGTTGATAGCGAGCTTCTCGGGGGAGGTGTATTTCTGCCCGATGAGGTACTCAGCAGCGGCAATGAAATCATCGAACACGTTCTGTTTTTTCAGCTTCATGCCCTGCTCATGCCATTTCTCGCCGTACTCACCACCCCCGCGTAAGTTGGCCTGCGCATATACGCCCCCCTGTTCGAGAAAACCGATGCGGAGCGGGCTGAACGAAGGGGGCAGGCTGATGTTAAAACCACCGTACCCGTACAACAGGGTCGGGTTGGTACCATCGAGTTTGATGCCTTTTTTGTACGTGATAAACATAGGCACGCGGGTGCCGTCTTTGCTGGTGTAGAAAACCTGCTTGGTTTCGTAGTCAGTTGGCGTAAAATCAACCTCGGGCTGCCGGAATACCGTACTGGCTTTAGTCGCCAGGTCATAGCGGTAAATAGTCGGCGGAAACGTAAACGACGTAAAGGTGAAGAACACAAATTTATCGTCGTTTTCACCGCCGAAACCGCTTACCGTACCCACACCGGGCAACTGAATCTCATTTTCGAGCTTGCCTTTGCGGTCGTACACGTAGACCCGTGAGGTGACGTCTTTGGAGTAATTGGCAAACAGTTTGCCTCCGGCTACGCCTATGCTTGAGAGCGGCTCCGGTTTTTCGGCCAGCAGTACGGTTGTCGTTTTGGTTTTGGGTTCAAACCGAATCAGCTTGCCGTTGGGGGCATCGGCATTGGTTTCGATCAGAAACGCATCGCCATCGTTATCAATGAAGTTGTAGCGTGCATCGGTAATTTCGGTAATGGCAGGCACAAAGGTTTTGTGTCCGGCCTTAGCATCCATATAATACAGGGCGTTGCCATCTTTGCCTTTACCCCGGTCGCTCACCGACATCACCGCAAAGCGCTCGTCTTCGGAGGTTTCCACCGTGTGGAACCGCTGTGGGTTTTTGGGATCTTCATACACAAGCCGGTCGGCCGACTGGGGCGTGTTGAGGGCGTGGTAGAAAACCTGATGATTTTCGTTTTTAGCCGCCAATGCACTGCCATCGGGCTTTGGGTACCGGCTGTAGAAAAAGCCGTTGCCCTGCCAGGCTACGCCGGATACCTTCACCCATTCAATTTTGTCGGGGAGGTACTGCTTGGTGCGGAGGTCCATAATCTGATACTCGTTCCAGTCGGAGCCACCTTTCGAGGTGCCAACTACGGCATAGTTACCATCTTTGGAGAGGCTAAATGCCGACAGCCGGGTGGTACCATCGGCCGAGAGTTTGTTGGGGTCGAGCACCACTTCGGGCGTACCGTTCAACCCTTTCTGGCGGTACAGCACCGATTGATTTTGCAGGCCGTCGTTTTTCGAGAAATAAAACCAATCGCCTTTGCGCGAGGGGGCCGAGTACTTAGGGTAATTGTAAATTTTCTCGAGTCGGCTTTGCAACTGAGCCCGGTAGGGAATCTGCTCAAGGTAGCCGAAGGTCACTTTGTTTTGGGCCTTCACCCACTCGCCGGTTTCGGCCGAGCGGTCGTCTTCGAGCCAACGGTAGGGGTCTTTTACCACCGTACCGTGGTAGGTATCCGTTTGGTCCGTTTGGCGGGTGGTTGGGTACGCGAGGGGCTGAGCAAGAGCGGCTGTAGTTCCGGCCATCATGCAGAATAAGGTAGTTGATTGAATAATACTCGCCATTGTCGATGAGGGTTGGACGTTTTGCCAAAGTTCGTGAAAATAGACGAATGGCAAAGAGCGCGGGCCGCGAACGGCAAAGAGCGAAAGAGCGAAAGAGTGAAAGAGTGGATGCCGGGTTGGGATCACAGCCAAGAACCCAAAACAATAAACTACAAACTACAAACTACAAACCACAAACCCCATTGCAGAAATACCTTACATAGTAATACGTTCCCTTGTTTTTTGGGGGTTACGGTCTAAAAACATAACTTGAGGCTTGTTCAACGCACCCCGACATGTTCAGCCTGTTCTACTCTTTTGGGCGCACCTTGCTGGTAGCCAGTATGTTGCTCTGCCTTATGGGGAGTGCGTATGGGCAGGGTTTTCGGGTCGATCATATCGGGGTCGCGCAGGGACTTACCCAAGGGTCTGTGTATTACATGCACAAAGACAGCCGCGGATTTATGTGGTTTGGCACCCAGGACGGCCTGAACCGGTATGATGGCCATACGTTCCGCACCTTTCGGCCCGACCCTGTGGCGGGCAGTAACCGACGCACCCGACCCGCTCTCAACCGGCCAACGCCCAGCTCTATTCACGGAATCAACATCATGGGCATTGTCGAAACGCCCAATGGCGACCTGTGGGTAGGTACCGAAGAGGGCCTGAACCGGTACGACCGCCTGCACGATCGGTTTACCTGCCTGAAAGCCCAACACCCACAAACGGGACGACCAATAAACAGCCGAACACTTCCTTTTTTTGCCGATAAACACGAACTTCTGTATCTCAGCGATACCGAGGGGCTGGTATCGCTCAAGTGGCAGACGCTCCAGAAACAGGTACTTGACCCGACGCTTAAACCGGCCCAGGAGTACGACCTGCAAAGTTCGACCGTTCGGACCCCAGCGGGCGATGTGTGGCTACATGCGGCTAAAGGTGTGATTCGGTACAACCTGAAAGAACGGCGGGTGCACACGTACTTTAGCGATGGCCCCGACAATGAAGCCGGTACCCCGTTGGCCATTTTTTCGTTTTACATTGACAAAAATGGGGTGGCCTGGCTCGGAACGGCTACCAACCTGATTCGGTTCGACTACCGCACCTGTGTGTACAAGACCTATCAGCTTGGGCCTAAGCGGCCGATCAGCCCGGTCTACAGTTTGGCCGAAGACCAGACAAACCTGCTCTGGATGGGTACCCAGGCCAACGGCTTGTTGTATTTCGATAAACGGACCGAGCGCTTCGGGGCCATTACGCATTTCACTAGCAGTAACCAACGGCTTCGGACCTACGAGATTAGCAAAGTGTACGTAGACGATCAGGGCATTGTGTGGGCCAACGTCGACCCCGACGGACTGGCGCGGGTGGTACCCAACTCGTTTCTGTTTGAGGGGATGCTCAAAAGTAAACACTCGGGCGACCCGGCCATTGACCCGCCCCATCAGTTGAGCAACTACTCGATTCGGGCGTTTCTGGAAGAGTCGCCCCGGCGGATCTGGGTAGCTACCGAAAAGGGGATCAACGTATTCGACCCGGTTACGAAACAGATTGTTGAGCGGTACCTGACCGACAGCGAGCGTAGTGCGTTGCCCATGCACAACTTCATTAAGTCGATTTACCGCGATTGGCGCGGCAAAATCTGGATTGGCTCCATTGGCGGAGCTATGTGCTTTGACCCGGTCCGTAAATCGGTTGAGCTGGCCCCGTTTCCGTCGCGGTTCAACAGCCTCGTGGCCGCCAACTACGTCCGAAATCTGGTGTCTATCGACAGCAGTACGTTGGCGGCCGCTACCGAAGATGGCCTGTACACCCTGCATCTGCCGGACAAAACCTGGGTGCGCGAGCCCACCTTGCTCCACAAAAACCTGTTTAGCTTCTGGTTCGATGCAGCACGACGGCAGCTCTGGATTGGTACGTACCTGCACGGATTTGCGGTGTATCAGCTGCCGCCGGTTGGCAAGCCGGGGCCCTGGCGTCAAATCCGGCTCGGGCTCGAAGGGGCCACGGTGCTGCACATGCAGGAAGACCCTAACCGGCCGGTTGTCTGGATCTCGACCAACCGGGGGCTGGCGTGCTTTGACCAGAAAACCGGAAAAATTCAGTTGTATGGCGAGCGGCAGGGATTGGCTAACTCATTTGTGTACGGGGCCCTGTGCGATACGCTCGGAAATGTGTGGGTGAGTACCAACCGGGGTATCTCAAGGCTGAATCCCGAAAAGGCGGTATTCACGAATTTCAAACTGACCGATGGCCTACAGGGCTATGAGTTTAACGGAAATGCCCTGATGCGGTCGTCGGACGGTCGGCTGTATTTTGGTGGCGTGAATGGGTTCAACTACTGTCGTCCCGAAGCATACCACAGTAGTCGTTTTAACCCGAGGGTGCACATCTACAACCTGAAGGTCAACGAAGAGCCCTTTGCGCCCGGCAACCGGTATGTGGGTGAGGTAAATGAGATAGACCTGAGCCATGAGCAAAATACCATTTCGCTCGAATTCAGCGCGCTCGATAACACGAGCACCGGATACAACACCTACCAGTACCAGATGACAGGCTACGAGGATCGGTGGGTGCAGGTGGGTGAAAATAACTACGTTCGGTACGCCAATCTGCCGCCCGGCGATTACACCTTTCAGGTCAAAGCGGCCAATAAAGACAACCATTGGAGCCATCATGTGCGGCAGCTGCACATCCGAATCCGGCCGCCGTTCTGGAGCACCTGGCCTTTTATCCTGCTGGCGCTGGGCTCGCTAAGTGGCCTGATTCTCTGGTACGTGCGGCATCGCGAAGCACTGATTCGGCAAAAAGAAGCCGAACGGGTGCGATTGGCGTACGATGTGCAGGAACAAACCAAGAAAAGCATCGCCCGCGATTTGCACGACGAGATCGGGACCCGGCTGGCAACGCTCAAGCTGTACACGAGCCAACTGGTGCAGCATACCCCCGAATCGAACGCTATTCGCACGATTAAGGCAAACATGTTTGGTCTGATCAATGACACCATCACCGACGTGCGCAACCTGCTTCGGAAACTCGATCCTCAAACGCTGGAGCGCCATGGCTATGTGGCGGCCGTGGAGGAATTGTTTGACCGGGTCAATGCCACCGAAACCGTCAAAATGAACCTCAACGTGGTGCAGGCTCCCGCCCGACTGTCGAAAGATACGAGCCTGATGCTGTACCGAATTACGCAGGAATTGCTCAACAACTCGCTCAAACACGCGGGTGCCGAACACATTGGCCTGGTGGTGAGAGCACAGGAGGGTAGCTTGCAGCTTGAGTATAGCGACGACGGCAAGGGATTCGATTACGACCGGAGTGTCCGCGGACTGGGTATCGGTAACATTGAGTCGCGGGTGGCGATGCTACATGGTAAAATCAACTGGCAAACCCAGCCCGGAAAAGGTACCAAAGCCATTATCGACGTACCGATTCGCGGTACCGAAAACACAGCCGAACCTCAGACCTCAATCACCACCCCGTCGGTGTCGGGGTAACCCGTACAGGTGAGCACCCAGCCTTCGGCGAGGTCGCGCTCGGTCAGCACATCGTTGATGGTCATCTGCACCCGCCCCGCCGTGCAACGGGCCGCGCACGACGAGCACCGCCCACCCCGGCAGCTGTAGGGTAGTCGAATGCCCGCATCGAGCGCGGCCTGCAAAATGGAGACGTACGCTGGCACCTCAATATCGACCTCCCGATCGGGCAGTCGGAGCCGCACCGTTCGATCCTGCGCGCGTACCGGGGCCGGTGTTTTGGGTAGGGGCTCAACTACGAAGTTTTCACGCCGGAGCTGCCCGGCCTGCATGCCCGACACCAGCAGAGTAAACTGAACCATCCGCATGTAATCGGCCGGGCCGCAGATAAACACCCGGGCGTGCGCACGGTCGTGGTGCAGCAGGGTAGGGAGCATTGTTTCGAGCCGGGTATTGCTCATCCGGCCGGGGAGGACGGTACCCTTGGGCAGGGCCTCGTCGGGCTCAGACCGGCTGAGTACGTAAAGCAGCCGGAACTGATCGGGGTAGGCCTGATGTAGCTGGTTCAGTTCGTCCCGAAAAATGATGCCCGATGCGCGCGGATTGCTGTACAACAGGGTTACGCGGCTTTGCGGCTCGTCGGTGAGGGCCTGCCGAATGAGGGGTAGTAAGGGCGTAATGCCGCTCCCGGCCCCAAACAGCAGAATATCACGGGCGGGGCCAGCCGGTTGCGTATCGAGTACAAACCGACCTGCGGGCGGGAGGCTGCTGACTAGGTCACCCTCGGTCAGGGTGTCGAGCAGGTAGCGCGAAATATCACCGTTTGCCACTCGCTTGATGGTGATTCGCAGGCCCTCGGCAGGCAGGGAGCTGATTGAGTACGAGCGCCGGGCTTCGTGCCCATGAAAGGGTACAAGCAGAGTCAGAAATTGCCCCGGCCGGAACGGCACCGGCTGTTGGTCGGTTGGTTCGAGCCAGTAGCTGCGGGTGTCGGCGGTTTCCTGAACCCAGCGGGTCACGCGGAAGGTACGTTGCAGGTCGGTCATAGGTCAGGCGTTGATCCCCCGTTTGGCGAGCCACTCTTTTACGGCCGGGCCAGTACCAAACGGCCACGGTTTCAGCTCCGAAACCGGAACGAGTTTCACGGCCTGCAACTCCGTTTCGTCCATTCGGATAGTGCCCGTGGCCCGTACGTGGTAAGTGAAAATAATCTCGTTGCGCTGGTAGAACGTGTATATTCCCAGAAACTCGACGATTTCGGCTTGGGTTAACCCCAGCTCCTCTTCGATTTCGCGCAGAATGGCCTGAGCGGGCTCTTCGCCCTGTTCAAGAAACCCGGTCACAATACCGAACCAGTGGGCGGGCCAGCCAATGTTCTGGGTAAGTACCACGGTGTCGTTATCGTACTCGACTATAGCGCCAACTACCGGCAGCGGATTATTGTAAAAAATATAACCGCAGGGTTTCGAGCAAATCAGTCGCGACCGGCCGCTTGCTTCTCCTTCCACCAATGGGCTGGCGCACTGCGGGCAAAAGTTCATCTTGGGCATGAGAGGTTGAGTTTGGGGCTTTCTTCGTAACAACCGAACCGGTGAAGTTGGGCCGCAAAGTAGGGAGATTTATGGGGAGAAGTAGCAACCGAACGGGTGAAAATAGGCGCCATTTGTCACAAGTAGGTGCCATACCACGTAAACCGCCGTATCTTTGTGTCGCTATGCCACGACTCGTTGCCATTGATTTTGGAGCCAAACGCACGGGAATTGCCGTGACCGACCCCCTGCAACTCATTGCATCGGCGCTGGAAACCATTCCGTCGCATACGGTGGTGGCTTACCTGAAAAAGTACGCGCAGACCGAGCCGATTGAGGCCTTTGTGGTGGGTATGCCGAAGCGGCTCGATGGAACCGATACCGACAATACACCCCGGGTAAAGTCGTTTGTGCGGGCCTTGCAGAACGCTTTTCCCGAAACCCCCGTTCATCTACACGACGAGCGATTTACGAGCAAAATGGCCTTGCAAGCCATGATTGCGAGCGGGTCGACAAAGAAAGACCGACGCGAAAAATCGGGTAACATCGATAAAGTAAGCGCGGCAATCATTTTGCAATCATTTATGGAACAACATCAGCGATGAGCTATAAGTGATGAGTGATGAACTATTGTTGTCGCTCATCGCTCATCACTTATAGCTCATCACTCTCAATTATGATCCTTCCTATTGTAGCCTACGGAGACCCGGTTCTTCGTAAACGGGCTAAAGACATTGAACCGGGCACCCTCGATGTAAAAAAATTGAGCGACGACATGTTTGAAACCATGTACGCGTCGTCGGGTATTGGTTTGGCAGCCCCCCAGATCGGGCAGGGCGTTCGGATGTTTGTGGTTGATGGAACGGGCATCAATGAAGACGAAGAAGAAGCCGATAAAGACCCCAGCCTCGAAGGGTTCAAGAAAACCTTTATCAACCCCGAAATTGTCGATGAAACCGGTGAAGAATGGGGTTTTGAAGAGGGCTGTCTGAGTATTCCGGGAATCCGGGCGGAGGTGTACCGGCCCGAAGTGGTCGTGATTCGGTACTTCGATACCGACTGGAACGAACACGAAGAGGAGTACGACGGTATGGCGGCCCGCATTATCCAGCACGAGTACGACCACCTCGAAGGTAAACTCTTTACGGATTACCTGTCGCCCCTGAAACGGCAGTTGCTGAAGAAAAAACTGGCCGACATCACCAAAGGAAAGGTGGATGTCGATTACCGGATGCGCTTTCCACGATGAACGTAACCCTCCTCCAAACCTCCCTGCACTGGCACGACCCGGTGGCGAATCGGGCCGCGCTGGAGGAGACTATTTTTGCACTGCCTCAGCCCACCGACCTCATTGTGCTGCCCGAGATGTTTACAACGGGATTCACGATGGAGGCCCCTGCTGTGGCCGAGGCTCCGCGTCTGACTACCCACCGCTGGATGCAGCAAATGGCCGCGCAAACCAATGCCGCCGTCACGGGCAGCTATGTAGTGCGCGACAACGGGCAGTACGTGAATCGGTTGCTTTGGATGGAGCCCGACGGGCAGTTTGCTACCTACGACAAGCGGCACTTGTTCAGGATGGCGGGAGAAGACAAACTGTACAAGGCGGGGGAGTCGCGCCTGATTCGGACGTGGCGCGGCTGGCGTATCTGCCCGCTTATTTGCTACGACCTGCGGTTTCCGGTCTGGAGCCGCAACACGCCACAAGCGTATGACCTGCTGTTGTACGTAGCCAATTGGCCCGCGGTACGGCAACAACCCTGGGACACCCTCCTGCAAGCCCGCGCCATCGAAAACTTGAGTTATGTGGTGGGTGTCAACCGGGTTGGCGACGATGTCAACGGGCACCATTATGCCGGTGGCTCGGCCATCATCAGCCCAAAAGGCGAGGTGCTGTTCAGACAGTACGAAGCCCCTGCCGCGCATCAGCAAACCCTCTCGCTCGACGAGCTAAACGAGTTTCGGGCCAAATTCCCCGCCCACCTCGACGCAGATGAGTTTGTAATAAATAATAGATAATGTACAGTGAGTAATGGATAATGAGGTATGGGCTTGTGCTCAACCAAACCACATTATCCCTTACGCATTATCCATTATTTACTACCCATTATTCCATCACCTTCGGCACCTGGAAAAAGGTCTCGTCATGCTGAGGGGCATTGACGAGGGCCTGCTCGCGGGGGAGATGATTGGCCACCGCATCGTTACGCAGTACATTAAGGTCGGGTGAAATATGCATCAGCGGCTCTACACCCGTGGTGTCGACTTCGTTCAGTTGCTCCATCCAGGTCAGTACGCCATTGAGGCTGTTGAGCAGTTCGGCTTCTTCCTCCGGCCGAACCTCCAAACGAGCAAGGTGGGCAATTTTTTGTAAGGTCTCTTTATCGACTTTCATAAGGTATCGTTTTAGCCCACTGGCTGTGTAGTTCGTTATCAATAATACGGAACGTCTGTTCCTTCAGACGTTCGAGGTCGTCGGGCGTAAGGCCGGCGGTGGGTATGGGTTCGTGAAAAACAACCTTGACCGGGGCCCATCGCATCCGAATGGGCGACTCGTCGGGCAAGATGTAGTGGTTGTTCACCAGCGTCATGGGCACAATCGGTACCTGTTGCTGAATGGCCATGATAAACGCGCCATCTTTAAACGGATAGGCCATTTTGGGCGGTTCTTTGGTCAGGATACCCCCCTCTGGAAAAATAATGATGCTCCGCCCTTCTTTGAGTACCCGAATCGATTTGGCCAGCGAATAGGCGCGACTGCGGGCGGCTTCCCGGTCGACCATGATGTGTAACCGGGCAAACATGTACCCGAACAGCGGAATTTTCTTAACGCCTTTTTTGCCAATAAACGCGTAAAAACCCGGCACCACCACGCCCGTCACGGCAATGTCGAAGTACGAAAAATGGTTGGCGCAGTACACGTACGCCTGCTTTGCGTCGGGCCGAAACCGCCAATCGACCCGAATCGGCATGCCAATCAGGAAGAAAAAGCATTTGCCCATAACCCGCACGGCCTCCTGCGCGTACCGTCGGCCGCTATCCCATTGAATACACAGAAAAATAAACGGGAAAAACAGCGTGAACAGGATAGCAAACAGCAGGGCGCACCAGATCGTGTAAAGCAGTCGCATAGGGTTGAGAAAGACAAACGACAAACCTGCAAGGTGTTTAAGAACGGTCAAGTTCCCGCTTACAGGCTTGTCGTCAATCGGTTAGCCGTTAGCCAATTTTTCAGTGCTGGACATTCGGACTTCAGACACCAGACGTTAGACCTGTTACCATTCTGTAGAGAGGTCTAACGTCCAGTGTCCAACATCTAATGTCCAGTACTGAGAGCCAATTTTATAAATTACCGAAGCGAAATGTATAAAATTAATGCTTAAAATGCCGCACACCCGTGGTCACCATGGCCAACCCGTTGGCGTTGCAGTAGTCGACCGAGTCTTTGTCGCGGATGGAGCCGCCCGGCTGCACCACGGCCGTGACACCTGCCTGATGCGCAATTTCGACGCAGTCGGGGAAGGGGAAGAACGCATCCGATGCCATCACTGACCCGTTCAGGTCGAAGCCAAACGCGTGGGCTTTCTCAATGGCTTGCTTCAGCGCATCGACCCGCGACGTTTGACCTACGCCACTGGCCAGCAGTTGACCTTCTTTTGCCAGCACAATCGTGTTCGACTTGGTGTGCTTACAGACCTTCAGGGCAAACTCCAGTGCCTTTACTTCGCTGTCGGTGGGGGCTTTTTCGGTAACGACCGTGAAGTCGGCTCCGGTTTCGGTGCGGTTGTCCTTATCCTGTTCCAGAACGCCGTTCAGGATCGTTTTGACCAGCTTAGTGGGCAGTTCAACGGGTTTCCGGCGCAGCAAAATCCGGTTCTTCTTCGATTGCAGCAACGTGAGGGCTTCGGGAGCAAACTCGGGCGCAATCAGAATTTCCATAAAGAGCTTGTTCAACTCCTCGGCCGTTTCGAGGTCGACCGGGCG
It includes:
- the def gene encoding peptide deformylase, which encodes MILPIVAYGDPVLRKRAKDIEPGTLDVKKLSDDMFETMYASSGIGLAAPQIGQGVRMFVVDGTGINEDEEEADKDPSLEGFKKTFINPEIVDETGEEWGFEEGCLSIPGIRAEVYRPEVVVIRYFDTDWNEHEEEYDGMAARIIQHEYDHLEGKLFTDYLSPLKRQLLKKKLADITKGKVDVDYRMRFPR
- a CDS encoding ferredoxin--NADP reductase, with protein sequence MTDLQRTFRVTRWVQETADTRSYWLEPTDQQPVPFRPGQFLTLLVPFHGHEARRSYSISSLPAEGLRITIKRVANGDISRYLLDTLTEGDLVSSLPPAGRFVLDTQPAGPARDILLFGAGSGITPLLPLIRQALTDEPQSRVTLLYSNPRASGIIFRDELNQLHQAYPDQFRLLYVLSRSEPDEALPKGTVLPGRMSNTRLETMLPTLLHHDRAHARVFICGPADYMRMVQFTLLVSGMQAGQLRRENFVVEPLPKTPAPVRAQDRTVRLRLPDREVDIEVPAYVSILQAALDAGIRLPYSCRGGRCSSCAARCTAGRVQMTINDVLTERDLAEGWVLTCTGYPDTDGVVIEV
- the ruvX gene encoding Holliday junction resolvase RuvX, translated to MPRLVAIDFGAKRTGIAVTDPLQLIASALETIPSHTVVAYLKKYAQTEPIEAFVVGMPKRLDGTDTDNTPRVKSFVRALQNAFPETPVHLHDERFTSKMALQAMIASGSTKKDRREKSGNIDKVSAAIILQSFMEQHQR
- the gatC gene encoding Asp-tRNA(Asn)/Glu-tRNA(Gln) amidotransferase subunit GatC — encoded protein: MKVDKETLQKIAHLARLEVRPEEEAELLNSLNGVLTWMEQLNEVDTTGVEPLMHISPDLNVLRNDAVANHLPREQALVNAPQHDETFFQVPKVME
- a CDS encoding ligand-binding sensor domain-containing protein; translation: MFSLFYSFGRTLLVASMLLCLMGSAYGQGFRVDHIGVAQGLTQGSVYYMHKDSRGFMWFGTQDGLNRYDGHTFRTFRPDPVAGSNRRTRPALNRPTPSSIHGINIMGIVETPNGDLWVGTEEGLNRYDRLHDRFTCLKAQHPQTGRPINSRTLPFFADKHELLYLSDTEGLVSLKWQTLQKQVLDPTLKPAQEYDLQSSTVRTPAGDVWLHAAKGVIRYNLKERRVHTYFSDGPDNEAGTPLAIFSFYIDKNGVAWLGTATNLIRFDYRTCVYKTYQLGPKRPISPVYSLAEDQTNLLWMGTQANGLLYFDKRTERFGAITHFTSSNQRLRTYEISKVYVDDQGIVWANVDPDGLARVVPNSFLFEGMLKSKHSGDPAIDPPHQLSNYSIRAFLEESPRRIWVATEKGINVFDPVTKQIVERYLTDSERSALPMHNFIKSIYRDWRGKIWIGSIGGAMCFDPVRKSVELAPFPSRFNSLVAANYVRNLVSIDSSTLAAATEDGLYTLHLPDKTWVREPTLLHKNLFSFWFDAARRQLWIGTYLHGFAVYQLPPVGKPGPWRQIRLGLEGATVLHMQEDPNRPVVWISTNRGLACFDQKTGKIQLYGERQGLANSFVYGALCDTLGNVWVSTNRGISRLNPEKAVFTNFKLTDGLQGYEFNGNALMRSSDGRLYFGGVNGFNYCRPEAYHSSRFNPRVHIYNLKVNEEPFAPGNRYVGEVNEIDLSHEQNTISLEFSALDNTSTGYNTYQYQMTGYEDRWVQVGENNYVRYANLPPGDYTFQVKAANKDNHWSHHVRQLHIRIRPPFWSTWPFILLALGSLSGLILWYVRHREALIRQKEAERVRLAYDVQEQTKKSIARDLHDEIGTRLATLKLYTSQLVQHTPESNAIRTIKANMFGLINDTITDVRNLLRKLDPQTLERHGYVAAVEELFDRVNATETVKMNLNVVQAPARLSKDTSLMLYRITQELLNNSLKHAGAEHIGLVVRAQEGSLQLEYSDDGKGFDYDRSVRGLGIGNIESRVAMLHGKINWQTQPGKGTKAIIDVPIRGTENTAEPQTSITTPSVSG
- a CDS encoding lysophospholipid acyltransferase family protein, translating into MRLLYTIWCALLFAILFTLFFPFIFLCIQWDSGRRYAQEAVRVMGKCFFFLIGMPIRVDWRFRPDAKQAYVYCANHFSYFDIAVTGVVVPGFYAFIGKKGVKKIPLFGYMFARLHIMVDREAARSRAYSLAKSIRVLKEGRSIIIFPEGGILTKEPPKMAYPFKDGAFIMAIQQQVPIVPMTLVNNHYILPDESPIRMRWAPVKVVFHEPIPTAGLTPDDLERLKEQTFRIIDNELHSQWAKTIPYESR
- a CDS encoding NUDIX domain-containing protein codes for the protein MPKMNFCPQCASPLVEGEASGRSRLICSKPCGYIFYNNPLPVVGAIVEYDNDTVVLTQNIGWPAHWFGIVTGFLEQGEEPAQAILREIEEELGLTQAEIVEFLGIYTFYQRNEIIFTYHVRATGTIRMDETELQAVKLVPVSELKPWPFGTGPAVKEWLAKRGINA
- a CDS encoding prolyl oligopeptidase family serine peptidase; its protein translation is MMAGTTAALAQPLAYPTTRQTDQTDTYHGTVVKDPYRWLEDDRSAETGEWVKAQNKVTFGYLEQIPYRAQLQSRLEKIYNYPKYSAPSRKGDWFYFSKNDGLQNQSVLYRQKGLNGTPEVVLDPNKLSADGTTRLSAFSLSKDGNYAVVGTSKGGSDWNEYQIMDLRTKQYLPDKIEWVKVSGVAWQGNGFFYSRYPKPDGSALAAKNENHQVFYHALNTPQSADRLVYEDPKNPQRFHTVETSEDERFAVMSVSDRGKGKDGNALYYMDAKAGHKTFVPAITEITDARYNFIDNDGDAFLIETNADAPNGKLIRFEPKTKTTTVLLAEKPEPLSSIGVAGGKLFANYSKDVTSRVYVYDRKGKLENEIQLPGVGTVSGFGGENDDKFVFFTFTSFTFPPTIYRYDLATKASTVFRQPEVDFTPTDYETKQVFYTSKDGTRVPMFITYKKGIKLDGTNPTLLYGYGGFNISLPPSFSPLRIGFLEQGGVYAQANLRGGGEYGEKWHEQGMKLKKQNVFDDFIAAAEYLIGQKYTSPEKLAINGGSNGGLLVGAVMNQRPELFKVAIPQVGVMDMLRFHKFTIGWNWIADYGSSDNAQEFKTLYSYSPLHNIKPGVNYPATMVTTADHDDRVVPAHSFKYAAALQAAYKGPNPMLIRIDTNSGHGASNTKKAIESTADTYAFILWNMGVKSLREIAQK
- a CDS encoding amidohydrolase, with amino-acid sequence MNVTLLQTSLHWHDPVANRAALEETIFALPQPTDLIVLPEMFTTGFTMEAPAVAEAPRLTTHRWMQQMAAQTNAAVTGSYVVRDNGQYVNRLLWMEPDGQFATYDKRHLFRMAGEDKLYKAGESRLIRTWRGWRICPLICYDLRFPVWSRNTPQAYDLLLYVANWPAVRQQPWDTLLQARAIENLSYVVGVNRVGDDVNGHHYAGGSAIISPKGEVLFRQYEAPAAHQQTLSLDELNEFRAKFPAHLDADEFVINNR